In Pseudoxanthomonas sp. SE1, the genomic stretch CGGCGCTCGCGGCCGTCGCGGTGACGCACCAGCGTCCGTTGCGGGCCGCGGACGAAGGCCGGCGGTTGCTGGACACACTGGGCTGGGCGGCACTCCTGCCCCTGGTGCTGGCGACCCTGGGTGGCGTCTTCGCCGTCAGTGGCGTGGGCGAAGCCGTGGCGTCGCTGGTCTCGATGGTGATTCCCGCCGACAGCCGCATGGCCTGCCTGCTGGCCTTCGCGCTGGGGATGGTGGTGTTCACGGTGATCATGGGCAACGCGTTTGCCGCATTCCCGGTGATGATGGCCGGCATCGGCCTGCCGCTGCTGGTGCAACGGCATGGTGCCGACCCGGCCGTCCTGGGGGCGATCGGCATGCTGACCGGTTATTGCGGCACCCTGCTGACGCCGATGGCCGCCAATTTCAACATCGTGCCGGCGGTGCTGCTGGGGCTGGACGACCAGTACGGCGTGATCCGCGCGCAGGCCGCCACCGGACTGTGGCTGATGGTCACCAACGTGCTGCTGATGGCCTGGCTGTGTTTCCGTTGATGCGATGTTTTCCCGAGCTCTGACATGACCGCCACCCGTACCCTCCTGCTGACCGGCTTCCAGGCCTTCGGCGGGGAGCAGGAAAACCCAAGCTGGCAAGCCGTAGCGGCCTTGCATGGCACGCGCATCGCCGGGCATCGCGTGGTGGCGCGCGAACTTCCGGTGGCGTTCGGAGACGCCCTGAAGGCGCTGCGGGTTGCGCTGCGCGACACGCGCCCGGCGCTGGCGGTCTGCGTGGGCCAGGCCGGCGGACGCGCGCAGATATCGCTGGAGCGCGTCGCGATCAACGTGGACGACGCACGCATCCCCGACAACGCCGGGAAGCAGCCGGTGGATGTCCCCGTGGTGACTGGCGGGCCCGCGGCGTACTTCGCCACGCTACCGATCAAGGCGATGCGGCAGGCACTGCAGGAGGCAGGATTTCCCGCCGAGATTTCACAGACCGCGGGCACCTTCGTCTGCAACCACGTGTTCTACGGCCTGATGCATGCGCTGCGCGCGCAGCGCCACGTCCGTGCCGGCTTCATCCACCTGCCCTATTCGCCTGCGCAGGCCGCAAGGCATCCGGGTGCACCGAGTCTTGCCGTGGAAACGGCGACGGGCGCGCTCCGTATCGCCTTGCAGGCCGCACTGCGCGTGCGTGAGGACGCGCGTCTGCCGGGCGGCGCGGAACACTGATCAGCGCGAAACGGCCACCCCCGTACCCGCAATGAGGTCGTGCAGGCAACGGCGATCGTCCCGAAAGACCATCGGCACATCCACCAGCACGTAGATCGAGCCCATGCACGGGATGTAGGCGATGGCATGCCGCGGATAGCCCTGCCCGTCGGCGTGGCGCTGCTTACCTGGGATGCGTGCGCGGGAAGACTCAGGTTCGCGGCAGCGTCACGCCCGTCTGGCCCTGGTACTTGCCGCCACGGTCCTTGTAGCTGGTCTCGCAGACGTCGTCGGCATCGGACTGGAAGAACAGCATCTGCGCCACACCTTCATTTGCGTAGATGCGTGCCGGCAGCGGCGTGGTGTTGCTGAACTCCAGCGTCACGTGGCCTTCCCATTCCGGCTCCAGCGGGGTGACGTTGACGATGATGCCGCAGCGCGCGTAGGTGCTCTTGCCCAGGCAGACCACCAGCGTGTCGCGCGGGATACGGAAGAACTCCACCGTGCGTGCCAGCGCAAAGCTGTTGGGCGGGATGATGCACTCGTCGGCTTCGATGTCCACGAAACTCTTCGGATCGAAGTGCTTCGGGTCGACGATGGTGGAATTGATGTTGGTGAACACCTTGAACTCGCGCGAGCAGCGGACGTCGTAGCCATAGCTGGAGGTGCCGTAGCTGACGATGCGCTCGCCGTTGACTTGCTTCACCTGTCCCGGCTCGAACGGTTCGATCATGCCCTGCTGTTCGGCCATGCGGCGGATCCAACGGTCGCTCTTGATGCTCATGCAAATCCTGGTCTGGTGGGGCGAAGGCCGCACGGACGGCGCGCGGCGGACGGGGAATTGTAGGGCGGGCCCCGGCCCGCCGTCTTCGGCTGACCGGTCAAACCAACGAAGAGGCGATGGGCACGGACGCCCGCGGTCGCTGCGCCAGCGTCGCCGCCATCACCCGCGCCGTCTGCCGATAGGCCTGTGCCGCAGCCGAATCCGGTGCGGCCACGACGACAGGCTGCCCCGCATCCCCCTGCTCGCGGATGGCGATGTCCAGCGGCAAGGACCCCAGCAGCGGCACGCCGTACTGCGCCGCCATCCGCTCGCCACCGCCCTGGCCGAACAGGTGCTCCACGTGGCCACAGTTCGAACAGGTGTGGACGGCCATGTTCTCGACGATGCCCAGCACCGGCACTTCGACCTTCTCGAACATCTTCAGCGCCTTCTTGGCGTCCAGCGTCGCGATGTCCTGGGGCGTGGTCACGATGACGGCCCCCGCGACCGGGATCTTCTGCGCCAGCGTCAGCTGGATGTCGCCGGTACCCGGCGGCAGGTCGATCAGCAGATAGTCCAGATCGCCCCAGAGGGTGTCATTGAACAACTGCATCAGTGCCGACGTGGCCATCGGTCCGCGCCAGATCATGGGGGTGTCCTGGTCCACCAGAAGCCCGATGGACATGGCCTCCACCCCGAACGCCCGCATCGGTTCGATCAATTTGTTGTCCGGGCTGTCCGGCCGTCCCGACAGACCCAGCATGGCCGGCACGCTGGGCCCGTAGACGTCGGCATCCAGCACACCGACCCGCGCCCCGTCGGCGGCCAGCGCCAGGGCCAGGTTCACCGCCGTGGTGGATTTCCCCACGCCACCCTTGCCAGAGCCGACCGCGATGACGTTGCGGACGCGGGGGTGGGGAGTGAGGGCGCCTTGGACGGTGTGGGCTCGAACTGACATGGAAAAGCTACTCGGGACGTGGCAAAAGTGCGTGCCATTGCGTCGAGAAAGCACCGCGCGCATCGGCAGAGCGGGCACGGATCATCTCATACTCCAGGCCGAGGGACTTTCCAGTCCGCGCCCGCTGCACTACTCTGGCCCGCAAGCCAATGCCTGAACGAGATGTTCAGTATCGGATCATCTGGACAGCTGCAGCCGTCCATTGGCGCCATTTCATAAGACTCCAGGGTACGAAACAGACCATGAAGATTGGGAAAGGATATTTGATCGTTGCGTCATTACTTTTGATGACCGGAAACGCCACGGCTAGAGAAGCGATTCCGATCGAATCCTTCGCGCGCCTGCCCAACATCCAGTCCGTGTCCATGAGCACGGATGGCAAGAACCTAGTTGCCATCGTGGCGATGCCCGGCTCCAACAATCAGGAAACAGGGCTGGCGACCTGGAATCTGGACGATCTGGATGCCGGCTCGGTCATCACGCCCTCCGGCGACAGGATGAAGTTCATCGCCGCCAATGCGATGAAGGCCAACCGGGTACTCGTCCTGGGCCGCCAGGAGTGGACGGGGCAACTGGGCGGCTGCGGCGAAGGCAGCACGGTGGGCGCGACCAAGACCTTCGTGGTCAAGCCCTACCTGACCGACGTCAAACAGCAGAAGTTCGACGAGGCGTTCGCGGACAACACACGGCGCCTCGGTGTTGGCGAGGACCTGAAGCGCTGCCTTGAGATCGCGGGCACGGCCAATCTGGTGCATACGCTGCCGCTGGATCCGGACAACGTCATTATTTCGCAGACCAGCGGCCTGTCGCTCAGCGGCGCCTACTACCTTTACAACCTGCGTACCAACGACACGAAGCTGCTGTTCCGCGCCAACAACCGTACCAGCCCCGGCCTGTTCAATCCGCGCAATGGCGAACTTCTGACCCGTAGCCAGTTGGAACCGATCTCGCCTGGCGAATACGAGCAGCGCATCCTCATCCGCAACAAGGCCGGCGAATTCGAGGTGCACGAGCCTCTGACCAGTAAACTCAGCCAGCGCAATGCCGTCGATATCGTCGGCATCGATGAGCAGACCGGCAAGTTCTATGTACTGACCGACATGTTTTCGGACCTTGTGCAGGCATGGATGTATGACCCTGCAACGCGCAAGTTCGATAGCGAGCCACTGCTCGCCCACCCCAAGTTCTCGATCAGCCGCCTGATCCTGGGCTCGCAACCAAGCAACTTCAACCGCGTGCTCGGCTTTGTCGTCGACGGTCCGGAACCGGAGGCGACGTACGTCGACCCGGAACTGACCTCGATCCACGCCGGCTTGAAGAAGGCCTATCCCGGCCGCACGGTCGCCATCACGGGTTACAACAATGACCTGTCGCGTGTGCTGTTCACCACCGAAAGTGCGCAGCAGGCATCCAGCTATCGCTTGTTGATCGATCGCAAGCGTGTCGTTGACCTAGGCGATGAGCGCCCCTGGATCGACTCCAAACAGATTGGAGAGCAGCGCTGGGTCAACTATCCCGCCCGTGACGGCCTGAGCATCCCTGCCCTGCTCGACCTGCCGGCCGGTTGGAAGCAGAGCGATGGCCCGCTGCCCACCATCATCCATCCGCACGGAGGT encodes the following:
- a CDS encoding DUF979 family protein; its protein translation is MLSIDQFYLLLAAFLAYAGWRNLRQHRYAHAAFWGLIALLFAGGGHVVRASKAGDALPAQLAGAAVIALALLATRMRREPQDEAPESERLASALRLGHRLFLPALLIPALTILVVLAGPHLSLAGTPLFASAGLTLTGLALACTVSALAAVAVTHQRPLRAADEGRRLLDTLGWAALLPLVLATLGGVFAVSGVGEAVASLVSMVIPADSRMACLLAFALGMVVFTVIMGNAFAAFPVMMAGIGLPLLVQRHGADPAVLGAIGMLTGYCGTLLTPMAANFNIVPAVLLGLDDQYGVIRAQAATGLWLMVTNVLLMAWLCFR
- the pcp gene encoding pyroglutamyl-peptidase I, producing MTATRTLLLTGFQAFGGEQENPSWQAVAALHGTRIAGHRVVARELPVAFGDALKALRVALRDTRPALAVCVGQAGGRAQISLERVAINVDDARIPDNAGKQPVDVPVVTGGPAAYFATLPIKAMRQALQEAGFPAEISQTAGTFVCNHVFYGLMHALRAQRHVRAGFIHLPYSPAQAARHPGAPSLAVETATGALRIALQAALRVREDARLPGGAEH
- the dcd gene encoding dCTP deaminase, with the translated sequence MSIKSDRWIRRMAEQQGMIEPFEPGQVKQVNGERIVSYGTSSYGYDVRCSREFKVFTNINSTIVDPKHFDPKSFVDIEADECIIPPNSFALARTVEFFRIPRDTLVVCLGKSTYARCGIIVNVTPLEPEWEGHVTLEFSNTTPLPARIYANEGVAQMLFFQSDADDVCETSYKDRGGKYQGQTGVTLPRT
- the apbC gene encoding iron-sulfur cluster carrier protein ApbC; this translates as MSVRAHTVQGALTPHPRVRNVIAVGSGKGGVGKSTTAVNLALALAADGARVGVLDADVYGPSVPAMLGLSGRPDSPDNKLIEPMRAFGVEAMSIGLLVDQDTPMIWRGPMATSALMQLFNDTLWGDLDYLLIDLPPGTGDIQLTLAQKIPVAGAVIVTTPQDIATLDAKKALKMFEKVEVPVLGIVENMAVHTCSNCGHVEHLFGQGGGERMAAQYGVPLLGSLPLDIAIREQGDAGQPVVVAAPDSAAAQAYRQTARVMAATLAQRPRASVPIASSLV
- a CDS encoding prolyl oligopeptidase family serine peptidase — encoded protein: MKIGKGYLIVASLLLMTGNATAREAIPIESFARLPNIQSVSMSTDGKNLVAIVAMPGSNNQETGLATWNLDDLDAGSVITPSGDRMKFIAANAMKANRVLVLGRQEWTGQLGGCGEGSTVGATKTFVVKPYLTDVKQQKFDEAFADNTRRLGVGEDLKRCLEIAGTANLVHTLPLDPDNVIISQTSGLSLSGAYYLYNLRTNDTKLLFRANNRTSPGLFNPRNGELLTRSQLEPISPGEYEQRILIRNKAGEFEVHEPLTSKLSQRNAVDIVGIDEQTGKFYVLTDMFSDLVQAWMYDPATRKFDSEPLLAHPKFSISRLILGSQPSNFNRVLGFVVDGPEPEATYVDPELTSIHAGLKKAYPGRTVAITGYNNDLSRVLFTTESAQQASSYRLLIDRKRVVDLGDERPWIDSKQIGEQRWVNYPARDGLSIPALLDLPAGWKQSDGPLPTIIHPHGGPWARDYGGWDASGWVPFLTSRGYAVLRPQYRGSSGLGRKLWLAGDAEWGQKMQDDKDDGADWLVKQGIADPERLAIFGYSYGGFAAAAAVVRPNSPYQCAISGAPVTDLTKLGWSWSENRLQRILQGRTVKGMDPMLNTDKANVPVLLYVGDRDVRTPSFHARGFYDAVKDKVPAKFELIADMPHSMPWYYRHQQQALGLMENFLAKDCGPGGL